The DNA segment TTCTATCGCCACTTCGATGATGTCCTGGATGCTGTTTGGCTCAACGCCGTCTAGCTGTCGCTCCAACGATGCCCGTTTCAAAGCCGAAGCAAGTTCAGGACGACAACGAGTAGTGAGCGGAACGCGGCCCTTGTATTGTGGCAAAACACTTTTTTCCTTCTCGGCAACCGGCGTTTCGGTTGACTGCTCGGCTGCTACTGTTGAAGCATCTGTGCTCTTTGAAGGTTTTCCCCCGAACACAAATTGTTTTTCTAATTCGTCGATGGCGGGAGTGTCATTGAGGCCAGTCACCAGTGAACGTCGCTCTTTGGTCATGCGGAAACCCTCGCTTTCGACTTCTTCGTCGCCTTTTTTCGAACCGCGTCGGGAAGAATCTCGCAGAACAACCGGTGAACTTCTTGAGAGGCGTCTTTCGTCTTAGACCCCATCTGCCAAACCACTGCACCCTGCCCCGGAGCGTCTGCATAAATCTGCCGTAGAACGAGCGGGGTATCAGCCATCGGGAGATTAAGTGCGGCCGCCGCTTCAATCATGTCACGGGTCAGTCGATAGTTCTTCCTCACCATGCTAAGCACGATGACAGCCCTTGGTAGGCCGCCGCGAATGTCTTGGGCCTGCCGTAGCACTTCGGTAGCTTTGGAAAGGGCTCGTATTTCAAGCAGTGAAGCCTTGCATGGAACAATCGCCAAATCGGCTCTCAGCAGAAGTGCCCTACTCGTTTCGGTCTGGCTTCCGGGGCCATCCGCGACAAGAAAGTCAACGTCTTGAGCCAAAGCAGGCAACTCATTAAGAATGTCGTTCGGCTTGTCCAGTACAACGGTTTTCACATCCGGGCACGCTTCGCGAACCCACTGGCTGGAACTATGCTGAGTGTCACAATCGGCAAGCAGGACGCTGTGCCCTTGTTCATGCAGCCAGGCTGCCAGATGAACTGCGGTTGTTGATTTCCCGACTCCGCCTTTGGTGTTTGCTACTGCGATGATTGTCATGCAGCAGCCATACCAGCAATCTTTCCAAATGGCAAGCAGAAATGTTTGCCGGGCATCATGCAAACTGGTTAGCCAGATCGCATGAAAGTTAGTTGGAAAACAGGCATGTAAGCATGCTTCCATGTTAGCCAGCAATCATGAAAGCCAGCCTAGGTGGCCTGCCTTATTTCAAATTTGAAGAGCGGCATGCTCCTTCAAGGAATCGCCTGCCATATTTTATTTTTGCTTTAGTGTACGCTCGTGCATATCAGTTATGTAACTGACTTTCCCCGGGAAACTTTCCTTTGGGATTTGAGTTAGCGAATTGGGCCCGTGAGGGAAGCGGTGTGAAACGCATTTAGATCCTCGTAACCAACATAGATTTCCGAGCGATCGACTACCGATGTATCTGGTAGCCTGGCACCTAACATTGCTGTCAAGTCATTGGTCGCTTGCCTGCCAGTCGCGTCGTGATCGAGCCATAGCGTCACTTGGTTTGGGCTGAGCTTCACTATCTGCTCAACGGTGGCCTCTTTCAATGAAGCCGAATTCATCACGACCGCAGTATCATTACTGGACAGTAGGTGGCGGCTGATCGCGGTCAAGTAGTCGGTAAATCCTTCGAACACGGCAACGGATTCAGAACCTGGATTTCGCGTACTGATCGCCTTGCTGCCGAGTGAACCTTTGAAGCGACTGGTACGAAGTTCGTAGCAATCGCGATCGTTAGCGAAGCCAATCGCGAAGTATTCCTTGCCGTCACGGGTGTAGCGAATTTCGCGAAGTTGTTTTCGACTTGCCGGGTCATCCAGCCCGCGAGACTTCAGATACCGAATCAGCGAGTGTGACCGAAGTGGTTCAACGCTTGTAATTTCGGGGATTGAGGCCTGACGGGTCGCTATCACCTTTTTTACTGCCGCCCGCTGAGGCATTGGTTCACCAATCAGGCGGCGAAGCTCCACCAGGGCTTCTTTGACGGTATGAAGTTTGTTTAGTTCCTGAATCAAATCCAGCACGTCCCCATGTTTGCCAGTGGCAAAGTCATACCATTGATTGCGGTCGTTGATTTTGAACGAGGGCTCAGCTTCGTTACGGAGCGGGCTGCAATACCACAGTTCGTTTCCACGCCGATAGGTGGGAGCATGCCCGAGTCGCTCAAGCACATCGCTTAGCGGCAGTTGTTTCGCTTGATTGATATTCATGCAGTACTCCTTTGTTTAACGGTATGCCATGCCGTGAGTTGCCAAGCAACATAAATGGGGCGACCAGGACGGCCGCCCCACAGATGTCAGTGCTCAGACGGCAAATACAATGTCCAGTACGTTCCGTCGAAGCCTGCCCAAACGTCGATGCAATCGAACGGAAAGTCAGTGAAGTCAATCGCCTGCGCGATGAATGGCTTCAGTCCCTTGTCGGCTACGGCGTACAGACTGGCTGTCTGTTCGTCGGTGACTTCAAGTCTCCAAAATTGGAGGGACTGCAACCGGTCGTCCCGTTTCATTGCGTTTCGCATTTCCGGGCCAACGAAATACGAAGCAATAGCGTCGATTAGCCAGTAGGCCTGGGCGTTCTCTGCAAGGTACTTGATGCCCGGCGTATAGATCACCGATCGGTTCAGCGTCCGGTAGCGAAGGTCGTCGCCAGTAAATTGCTGAAGATCTGCTTTTGAGAAGGAGCTCGTAATTGTCATGCGGCACCTCCATCAGCTTGCTCGTGTATTGCGGGCTGGCAGACGATACGCCCGTCCAGAGGAAGGCAATCAAGCTGGATAATGAAGCCGCCACTCTTCGTATCCCAAGCGGCGCCAATGCGGTTCCAGTACGATTTGCCATCGCCGATGTCTCTGACCTGATAGGCAAAGAGCGATGGTCTCTTTGCAGAAGATGAAGTTGTTGATGTATCTGACATAAAAGTCCTTTCTTTGTTTTTCCGGCCACAAAACCCTTGCGGCCGATGGTGAGCAAAGAATGCCACGTTCGTCGGATCGGCCCGACAGGGACGAGTCGCAGTCCAGGGTTAAAGTGGGGGGACCATTTTTGGGGGAGCCGCTTTAATCCTGGACTGCGCCGGCGGTGGTATTAGCGACACCAGCCACCGGCCGTATGGTTTTGGACCTGGAGAGCAGAATGAGGGCTCAAGATTGAAAGCCAACGTGTTTCATCGCGACAAAAAATTAGCGATCGATTCCAGTAGAATCGTCCGTCGAGCTTCGGAAGGATGAGGAGGGGGATGCACTGGCTTCAGCGGCAAGAATGGCCTGGGCTGTATCCAAGTGCCCGTGCAATTCCGCAGCCCGGCGTATCCTTGGCAGTAATGTTGCCTTGGCGTGGGAGCCGATTCGACTTTTATCGATCAAAAGCGTTACGGCTTCCGTCTTGCCTGCTGCCGCCGCTTCGTGCAATGGTGTGTAACCAGTGTTGTTCTTGGCAAAAGCATCCGCGTCTGCAGCGGGATCAAGCAGTGACCGAATCATCGGAACATGACCTTTCTTGGCCGCAAAGTGCAATGCTGTGTCGCCCGCCGGCGTTGCCAGATCGACAGACGCACCGGCTCGAATCAATTCATGAGCCAGATACTGGAACCCGCCGTTTGCAGCGTAATGGAGCGGCGATTTTCCCGCAGTATTGACTGCATCAGGATCCGCACCACTTTCAAGCAGAAGAGTGGTGAAGCCGATATCGCCTGTTCGTGCGGCCCGATGTAAAAGAGTGTCGCCGTTCTGGCCGATTATTTGGTGTATGTCAGCACCGCGTTTGATCAGTTCGCGTCCGGTGTTGAACCGCCCATATTTCTGTGCGACTTCCAGAACCGTCAGTCCCGAGAGGCTACGTGCGTCGACAGTAGCCCCCTTCGAGATTGCCTCGTCGATGCCGCTATTACGTCCCTCTTGGATGGATTGAATCAGTTCATACTCTGGTAACATGCCGCCTCATGGAGCGGCGATAGAGCAAATTGAGGAACGCCGCAAGAAAAAAACGCAGGATGAATCAAATATTCATCGCTGAGACCACCTAATTCACATGCAGTATTGAGCGAGTGCAGCCTCTGAGTCATCGACGCGTTGAAGCGACATTTCGTTGACATTGCTAACTCTTAATGCGGCGGTAGCGAATAGCACAACGCCGCAAGATTCCACGAATTCACAATTATCTCGAGGTGCTTAAGGGCGTCTCCTTATGGGCGATGGAATTCCCCACGATCACCAGCGCCTAACCACTCCCCAAGAACCTTCTTTTGATTAATACGAGACTCTCAAGGCGAATTCGGTCCCAAACATCAGTCTGCGGTAGTCAATTGAGTTGCCAGCCACGGCAACGGGGGGTACGATGCAGGGCATCGCTAAAACACTCAATATTCAGTCGATCTGGGGTCCCAAACGTGCCTATTCAGTCGTTTCCTAGACTTGTAGACCAACTTAGTGGAATTGGCATTATCACAGAGCTTCAAAATCTGATCGATGATGCGAGGGCAGAATTCGGAGATGTCGTTCCGAGCGAGTTCCGCGAAGCCATTGCGTGGTTTCTTCGAGACTGCATTGAGAACCATGACCCACGTCATCTGAAGCGATTATTCGCCATTCGACTGCCGATCGAAACGCAATTTGCTTTCAGGCTTGGGCACGCTGCTCGAAGTGATAGCAGGTCATTCGAGGTTAAAAAGGCAAAATCCAATCTTCTGGAAATTATTACGAAGATGGAACGCTCGGAAGCAGGTAATTGGACTGAGTTCTTTGAGCTTGACCTGGCGTTTCATGGGGAGATCGCTAGAGGCGCCGAAGCGCAGGACGCAGCTCTGTTGATTCAAGAACTGCGGTCTGCGTATGGCATCG comes from the Roseimaritima multifibrata genome and includes:
- a CDS encoding DUF6876 family protein — its product is MTITSSFSKADLQQFTGDDLRYRTLNRSVIYTPGIKYLAENAQAYWLIDAIASYFVGPEMRNAMKRDDRLQSLQFWRLEVTDEQTASLYAVADKGLKPFIAQAIDFTDFPFDCIDVWAGFDGTYWTLYLPSEH
- a CDS encoding ankyrin repeat domain-containing protein, yielding MLPEYELIQSIQEGRNSGIDEAISKGATVDARSLSGLTVLEVAQKYGRFNTGRELIKRGADIHQIIGQNGDTLLHRAARTGDIGFTTLLLESGADPDAVNTAGKSPLHYAANGGFQYLAHELIRAGASVDLATPAGDTALHFAAKKGHVPMIRSLLDPAADADAFAKNNTGYTPLHEAAAAGKTEAVTLLIDKSRIGSHAKATLLPRIRRAAELHGHLDTAQAILAAEASASPSSSFRSSTDDSTGIDR
- a CDS encoding ParA family protein translates to MTIIAVANTKGGVGKSTTAVHLAAWLHEQGHSVLLADCDTQHSSSQWVREACPDVKTVVLDKPNDILNELPALAQDVDFLVADGPGSQTETSRALLLRADLAIVPCKASLLEIRALSKATEVLRQAQDIRGGLPRAVIVLSMVRKNYRLTRDMIEAAAALNLPMADTPLVLRQIYADAPGQGAVVWQMGSKTKDASQEVHRLFCEILPDAVRKKATKKSKARVSA
- a CDS encoding toprim domain-containing protein codes for the protein MNINQAKQLPLSDVLERLGHAPTYRRGNELWYCSPLRNEAEPSFKINDRNQWYDFATGKHGDVLDLIQELNKLHTVKEALVELRRLIGEPMPQRAAVKKVIATRQASIPEITSVEPLRSHSLIRYLKSRGLDDPASRKQLREIRYTRDGKEYFAIGFANDRDCYELRTSRFKGSLGSKAISTRNPGSESVAVFEGFTDYLTAISRHLLSSNDTAVVMNSASLKEATVEQIVKLSPNQVTLWLDHDATGRQATNDLTAMLGARLPDTSVVDRSEIYVGYEDLNAFHTASLTGPIR